In the Geitlerinema sp. PCC 9228 genome, one interval contains:
- a CDS encoding RibD family protein, with protein sequence MTKRPYTTVVLAMSADGKIADYQRSHPGFGSAADLQHLETQVAAADGVLMGASTLRAGGTAMRVMDANLIQQRQANGQPEQPVQILASASAAIDAALPFFRQPIPRWLLTTAEGATLWEGRSEFERILIGSTDDRQGNWHQSLRTIADAGIQHLAVLGGGELVASLFAIDGIDELWLTVCPVILGGTRAPTPVDGMGFAADVAPRLQLLEAKPYQQEVFLHYRVVR encoded by the coding sequence ATGACCAAAAGACCTTATACCACAGTGGTGCTTGCTATGAGTGCCGATGGCAAAATTGCTGACTACCAGCGATCGCATCCCGGTTTCGGTTCGGCTGCCGATTTGCAACATTTAGAAACCCAGGTAGCGGCGGCGGATGGGGTGTTGATGGGTGCGAGTACCCTACGCGCCGGCGGTACGGCCATGCGAGTGATGGATGCCAATTTAATCCAACAGCGACAAGCCAACGGCCAACCCGAACAACCGGTACAAATTTTGGCTTCGGCGTCGGCTGCCATTGATGCGGCGCTGCCATTTTTTCGCCAACCCATTCCCCGTTGGTTGCTAACCACAGCGGAGGGCGCTACCTTATGGGAAGGTCGCAGCGAATTTGAGCGGATTTTGATTGGTAGTACGGACGATCGCCAGGGGAATTGGCACCAGTCTCTGCGTACGATAGCGGATGCTGGCATCCAACACCTTGCGGTTTTGGGAGGGGGAGAACTGGTGGCGTCGCTGTTTGCTATCGATGGGATTGACGAACTCTGGTTGACGGTCTGTCCGGTGATTTTGGGGGGTACGCGCGCGCCAACGCCGGTGGATGGTATGGGATTTGCTGCGGATGTGGCACCGCGCCTGCAGTTGTTGGAAGCCAAACCCTACCAGCAAGAGGTATTTTTACACTATCGGGTGGTGCGTTAA
- a CDS encoding pentapeptide repeat-containing protein — protein sequence MANQKHLTLLQRELKAWNRWREDHPQNRPDLSGASLRRRNLRECNLSQSNLSQVDLRQADLCLASLEAANLMGADLTEALLYTTDLRRANLREAILKGADLSEASLEAVDLSLANLSHANLSRADLTEAILYTANLREAILVDAELIRTDLREVDFSMANLKGADLRNGNLSCAIFSLTNLVGATLTASKLTQANLSLANLCMANVMGADLREAKLIGANLIGANFYTANLSQADIREADLREAALSKANFERANLQHADLSMANLREANLDGAFLEGANLHKANLWSTSWEGARLQGAIMPDGTRHD from the coding sequence ATGGCCAACCAGAAACATCTTACGCTGCTGCAGCGTGAGCTCAAAGCCTGGAATCGATGGCGGGAAGACCATCCCCAAAACCGTCCAGACCTGAGCGGTGCATCCCTACGCAGGCGGAATCTGCGCGAATGCAACTTGAGTCAAAGCAACCTTTCTCAGGTGGATTTGCGCCAGGCAGATCTGTGTTTGGCTAGTTTGGAAGCAGCCAATTTAATGGGAGCCGACCTCACCGAGGCACTGCTGTATACCACCGACCTACGTCGCGCCAACCTCCGAGAAGCTATCCTCAAGGGGGCCGATTTAAGCGAAGCCAGCCTGGAAGCGGTCGATCTCTCCCTTGCCAACCTCAGCCACGCCAACCTCTCCCGCGCCGATTTAACCGAAGCAATTTTGTATACGGCCAATTTGCGGGAAGCCATCCTGGTGGATGCTGAGTTAATTCGTACGGATTTGCGGGAGGTGGACTTTAGCATGGCCAATCTCAAAGGCGCGGATTTGCGCAATGGTAACCTCAGCTGTGCGATTTTTTCCCTGACCAATTTGGTTGGCGCTACCCTGACGGCTTCCAAGCTGACCCAAGCCAATTTGAGTTTGGCCAATTTGTGCATGGCCAACGTCATGGGAGCCGATTTGCGGGAAGCTAAGTTGATTGGTGCCAATCTGATTGGTGCTAATTTTTATACGGCCAATCTCTCCCAAGCCGATATTCGGGAAGCCGATTTACGCGAAGCAGCGCTCAGCAAGGCAAATTTTGAACGAGCCAATTTGCAGCATGCGGATTTGAGTATGGCCAATTTGCGGGAAGCCAATCTGGATGGTGCTTTTTTGGAGGGAGCCAATCTCCATAAGGCGAATTTATGGAGTACGTCTTGGGAAGGAGCGCGGTTGCAAGGTGCGATTATGCCAGATGGTACTCGCCACGATTGA
- a CDS encoding GNAT family N-acetyltransferase — MLRQRTSNQSNYAVTWTNRIDDVSEAEWNELALPLETPFLEWEWLHDIEASGSTTANTGWLPNHLLVRRQGRLVAAAPLYLKGHSYGEFVFDHQFADLAYRLGIEYYPKLLGMSPFTPATGYRFLISPEEDEEELTALMVHEIDTFCDRNGISGCHFLYVDPNWRPILERQGFISWMHHSYVWQNRGFQTFDDYLKAFNANQRRNIKRERKAVAKAGIRVETYNGDEIPHAMFGRMYRFYSDHCDRFGFFGSKYLTRSFFENLYHNYRHRVLFVAGYDENDPRQPIAMSFCVAKGNNLYGRYWGSDRDIDSLHFEACYYMPIQWGIEHNIQNFDPGAGGRHKKRRGFPAQANHSLHRFYHQRLTKILHPYIQEYNEMERREIDLINEELPFKKTEES, encoded by the coding sequence ATGCTAAGACAGCGAACCTCGAACCAGTCGAACTACGCCGTTACCTGGACCAATCGCATCGACGACGTTTCCGAAGCTGAGTGGAACGAACTGGCTTTGCCATTGGAAACGCCGTTTTTGGAATGGGAATGGCTACACGATATTGAAGCTTCTGGTAGTACTACTGCCAATACGGGTTGGTTACCCAACCATTTGTTGGTCCGTCGCCAGGGAAGGTTGGTGGCTGCAGCGCCATTGTATTTAAAGGGTCACAGCTACGGCGAATTTGTCTTCGACCACCAGTTTGCCGATTTGGCTTATCGTCTGGGGATTGAATATTATCCCAAATTGTTGGGGATGAGTCCGTTTACGCCGGCGACGGGATATCGGTTTTTAATTTCCCCTGAAGAGGATGAGGAAGAACTCACGGCGTTGATGGTTCATGAAATTGATACGTTTTGCGATCGCAATGGGATTTCTGGCTGTCATTTTCTCTATGTAGACCCTAATTGGCGACCGATTTTGGAACGCCAGGGGTTTATCAGTTGGATGCATCACAGCTATGTTTGGCAGAATCGGGGATTTCAGACGTTTGATGACTATCTGAAGGCATTTAATGCCAACCAACGCCGCAATATCAAGCGGGAACGCAAGGCGGTGGCGAAGGCGGGAATTCGGGTGGAAACTTACAATGGCGATGAGATTCCCCATGCTATGTTTGGACGCATGTACCGCTTTTACAGCGACCACTGCGATCGCTTTGGCTTTTTTGGCAGCAAATATTTAACCCGTTCCTTTTTTGAAAATCTGTACCACAACTACCGCCATCGGGTTTTGTTTGTTGCTGGTTACGATGAAAACGACCCCCGCCAACCAATTGCCATGTCGTTTTGTGTAGCCAAAGGAAATAACTTATACGGACGTTACTGGGGAAGCGATCGCGATATTGACTCTTTGCACTTTGAAGCTTGCTACTACATGCCGATTCAATGGGGAATCGAACACAATATCCAAAATTTTGACCCCGGCGCTGGCGGTCGCCATAAAAAACGACGGGGATTCCCCGCGCAAGCAAATCACAGCCTACACCGTTTTTACCACCAGCGTTTGACCAAAATTCTCCATCCCTACATCCAAGAGTACAACGAAATGGAACGTCGGGAAATCGATCTCATCAACGAAGAACTCCCGTTTAAAAAGACGGAGGAAAGCTGA
- a CDS encoding response regulator — MHTTDFASNQMPQTMNPHEQATQKLPWQLEKRASEGFTGKLDVVSNQESWTLLFCLGRLVWAVGGKHPNRRFRRIWQQTCPQVALSDFAQLEAESSELPCYQILRAASRQGKISQEQIKSLVARNCQEVLFDILYQEASQAVIYNASPEGGLDKVATLMSGLVLPRQVLPHSEETQQAWHAAGLSQISPDCAPVILHKDKLQQATAPTTYQVLVKVIDGQRSLRDLAAATQKELWRLGKSLLPLIQKGIIKLKEVADLPSATTPVKPKAKKTAKPKPSIACIDDTPEVLKQMEQIVTKAGCRFVGIQDSVQALPTLLESKPDLIFLDLVMPVANGYEVCSQIRRVEALKDIPVVILTGRDGMVDRVRARMVGANDFMSKPVEFEKVFASMKENLKASQASS; from the coding sequence ATGCACACTACCGACTTCGCAAGCAACCAAATGCCACAAACCATGAATCCCCACGAACAAGCTACCCAAAAACTTCCTTGGCAGCTGGAAAAACGCGCCAGCGAAGGATTTACCGGGAAATTAGATGTCGTTTCCAACCAGGAAAGCTGGACCCTTCTCTTTTGCCTGGGTCGCTTGGTTTGGGCAGTTGGTGGCAAACATCCCAATCGCCGTTTCCGTAGAATTTGGCAGCAGACTTGCCCCCAGGTAGCTTTGTCCGATTTTGCTCAATTAGAAGCGGAAAGCTCCGAGCTACCCTGCTATCAAATTTTGCGCGCCGCTTCCCGCCAAGGAAAAATCAGTCAAGAACAAATTAAATCATTAGTAGCCCGCAATTGTCAAGAGGTGCTTTTTGACATCTTATATCAAGAAGCTTCCCAAGCGGTTATCTACAACGCTTCCCCAGAAGGGGGATTGGATAAAGTAGCCACCCTGATGTCAGGGTTGGTGCTACCGCGGCAAGTATTGCCCCATAGCGAAGAAACGCAACAAGCTTGGCATGCTGCGGGATTGAGTCAAATTTCCCCCGATTGTGCCCCCGTTATTCTCCATAAGGATAAACTACAACAAGCTACAGCCCCCACTACCTATCAGGTATTGGTTAAAGTCATTGATGGTCAGCGTTCCTTGCGGGATTTGGCGGCAGCTACTCAAAAAGAGTTGTGGCGTTTGGGGAAATCTCTGCTGCCTTTGATTCAAAAAGGGATTATTAAACTGAAGGAGGTAGCCGATTTACCCAGTGCTACCACACCAGTCAAACCCAAAGCCAAAAAAACAGCCAAACCCAAACCGTCGATCGCTTGTATCGATGATACTCCGGAAGTTCTCAAACAGATGGAGCAAATCGTGACCAAAGCCGGCTGTCGGTTTGTGGGAATTCAAGACTCCGTGCAGGCTTTGCCGACTCTGTTGGAAAGCAAACCCGACTTGATTTTTTTGGATTTGGTGATGCCAGTTGCCAACGGATACGAAGTTTGTTCGCAAATTCGACGGGTAGAGGCTCTCAAAGATATTCCGGTGGTGATTCTGACTGGCAGAGATGGCATGGTTGACCGGGTTCGCGCTCGAATGGTAGGTGCCAATGATTTTATGAGCAAGCCGGTAGAATTTGAGAAGGTCTTTGCTTCTATGAAAGAAAATTTGAAAGCCAGCCAGGCAAGTAGCTAG
- a CDS encoding EAL domain-containing protein, with protein MMSNSTDRRESDFDRRTSSSSIDKLSSIELENDLRQAIVHNELQLHYQPQIETNSNQIKRVEALVRWEHPEIGLISPGVFIPFAEANGSIVHIDEWVLRAACEQAASWQKQGYDISVAVNLSGVHFTDKGISDKVLQILSETDLPAHKLEIELTESAVIKNMSAAIAAMKKLKRAGVQLCLDDFGTGYSSLLYLQKFPFDRLKIDRGFLNQLRERSKTATIVAAIIQLAHDLNLEVVAEGVETSEQEKFICQHECESWQGYWFSPPVAYFSLEAMLLKSQLATPFRYQAAPFVA; from the coding sequence ATGATGTCTAACAGCACCGATCGCAGGGAAAGCGATTTCGACCGCCGCACCTCTTCCAGTTCCATCGATAAGCTTAGTTCGATTGAATTGGAAAACGATTTGCGCCAAGCGATCGTCCATAACGAACTACAACTCCACTACCAACCGCAAATCGAAACCAACAGCAACCAAATTAAGCGCGTAGAAGCCTTGGTGCGTTGGGAACATCCAGAAATAGGCTTGATTTCCCCAGGCGTATTTATTCCCTTTGCAGAAGCAAATGGTTCGATCGTACATATCGATGAGTGGGTTCTGCGTGCAGCTTGCGAGCAAGCAGCATCCTGGCAAAAACAAGGATATGATATTTCGGTTGCCGTTAATCTTTCTGGCGTTCATTTTACCGATAAAGGAATTAGCGATAAGGTGCTGCAAATTTTATCCGAAACTGACTTACCTGCGCACAAGCTGGAAATAGAACTAACAGAAAGCGCTGTAATTAAAAATATGAGTGCCGCGATCGCTGCCATGAAAAAGCTCAAACGGGCAGGCGTACAGCTTTGCTTGGACGACTTTGGCACTGGTTATTCTTCCTTACTGTACTTGCAAAAGTTCCCCTTCGATCGCCTAAAAATTGACCGTGGCTTTCTCAATCAGCTCCGGGAACGTTCCAAAACAGCCACCATTGTGGCAGCCATCATCCAACTGGCACATGACTTAAACTTAGAGGTGGTGGCGGAAGGGGTAGAAACAAGCGAACAAGAAAAATTTATTTGCCAGCACGAATGCGAATCTTGGCAGGGATACTGGTTTTCTCCCCCCGTAGCGTATTTTTCCCTAGAAGCAATGCTGCTAAAGAGCCAATTAGCAACACCATTTAGATACCAAGCGGCCCCCTTTGTAGCTTGA
- the clpB gene encoding ATP-dependent chaperone ClpB — MQPTNPNQFTEKAWEALSTTPDIARQNQQQHIESEHLIKSLLEQEGLASSIFNRAGVNVQKIRDRTEEFIAKQPKVSGNASSSIYLGRSLETLLDKAEEHRQGYDDDYISVEHIILAFASDDRFGKNLYQEFGLSEAKLKEIIKQVRGNQKVTDQNPEGKYEALEKYGRDLTQLAREGKLDPVIGRDDEIRRTVQILSRRTKNNPVLIGEPGVGKTAIVEGLAQRIVSRDVPESLQDRCLITLDMGALVAGAKYRGEFEERLKAVLKEVTDSEGQIVMFIDEIHTVVGAGATQGSMDAGNLLKPMLARGELRCIGATTLDEYRKHIEKDAALERRFQPVYVGEPTLVDTISILRGLKERYEVHHGVKIADSALVAAASLSNRYLSDRYLPDKAIDLVDEAAAKLKMEITSKPEEIDEIDRKILQLEMERLSLQKEDDSASQERLESLEKELANLKESQSQLNAQWQSEKEIIDRLQSVKEEIDRVNVQIQEAERNYDLNRAAELRYGKLTELQQQLQEAENQITESQQSGSNLLREEVTDTDIAEIIAKWTGIPLSKLVESEREKLLHLEEQLHERIVGQEEAVQAVAEAIQRSRAGLSDPNRPIASFFFLGPTGVGKTELAKALAANLFDTESALVRIDMSEYMEKHSVSRLVGAPPGYVGYDEGGQLTEVVRRRPYSVILFDEVEKAHPDVFNVMLQLLDDGRLTDGHGHTVDFRNTIIIMTSNIGSQYILDLAADDTQYEQMRDRVMEAMRSHFRPEFLNRIDETIIFRSLRSEQLREVVKIQLQELEERLKERKMSLKMSDEALDFLAEVGYDPVYGARPLRRAIGRYLETAIAKALLRNEFSEGDTIVVNVEEERLTLKRLSADMVTA; from the coding sequence ATGCAACCCACCAATCCCAATCAGTTTACCGAAAAAGCCTGGGAGGCTCTATCCACCACCCCAGATATTGCACGGCAAAACCAGCAACAACACATCGAAAGCGAACATTTAATCAAATCCCTGCTAGAACAAGAGGGATTGGCTAGCAGCATTTTCAATCGCGCTGGTGTCAACGTACAAAAGATTCGCGATCGCACCGAAGAATTTATCGCCAAACAACCGAAAGTTTCCGGGAATGCGTCTTCCTCCATTTATCTAGGACGCAGTTTGGAGACCCTCCTAGACAAAGCCGAAGAACATCGCCAAGGCTACGACGACGACTATATTTCCGTCGAACATATTATCCTAGCCTTTGCCAGCGACGATCGATTTGGCAAAAACCTCTACCAAGAATTTGGTCTTAGCGAAGCCAAACTAAAGGAGATTATCAAACAAGTGCGTGGCAACCAAAAAGTAACCGACCAAAACCCCGAAGGCAAATACGAAGCACTAGAAAAATACGGTCGCGATTTAACCCAACTCGCCAGGGAAGGCAAACTAGACCCAGTCATCGGTCGCGACGACGAAATTCGGCGTACCGTCCAAATTCTATCGCGACGCACCAAAAACAACCCCGTCTTAATTGGCGAACCCGGCGTCGGCAAAACCGCCATTGTGGAAGGATTGGCGCAACGCATTGTCAGCCGCGACGTACCGGAATCCCTGCAAGACCGGTGCTTGATTACCCTAGATATGGGTGCGTTGGTGGCGGGTGCCAAGTATCGCGGTGAATTTGAAGAACGCCTGAAAGCCGTTCTCAAGGAAGTCACCGACTCCGAAGGTCAAATCGTCATGTTCATTGATGAGATCCACACCGTGGTGGGTGCCGGTGCCACCCAAGGGTCCATGGATGCCGGCAACTTGCTCAAACCCATGCTAGCACGGGGAGAATTGCGCTGCATCGGTGCCACCACTTTGGACGAGTATCGCAAACACATCGAGAAAGACGCGGCTTTGGAACGCCGTTTCCAACCGGTATATGTCGGCGAACCGACCTTGGTGGATACCATTTCCATTTTGCGGGGTCTCAAGGAACGCTACGAAGTGCATCACGGGGTAAAAATTGCCGATAGTGCTTTGGTGGCGGCTGCTTCTTTATCCAACCGCTATCTCAGCGATCGCTACCTCCCCGACAAAGCCATTGACTTGGTAGACGAAGCCGCTGCCAAGCTAAAAATGGAAATCACCTCCAAACCCGAGGAAATCGACGAGATCGACCGCAAGATTTTGCAGCTAGAAATGGAACGGCTGTCCTTGCAAAAAGAAGACGATAGTGCCTCTCAGGAACGGTTGGAAAGTCTGGAAAAAGAATTAGCCAACCTAAAAGAGTCGCAATCGCAACTTAACGCGCAGTGGCAGTCAGAAAAAGAAATCATCGATCGCTTGCAGTCGGTGAAAGAAGAAATCGACCGGGTCAACGTTCAAATTCAAGAAGCCGAACGCAACTACGACCTCAACCGTGCCGCCGAATTGCGGTACGGCAAACTCACCGAACTGCAACAGCAACTGCAAGAAGCAGAAAATCAAATTACGGAAAGCCAGCAAAGCGGCAGCAACTTGTTGCGCGAAGAAGTAACCGACACCGATATTGCTGAAATTATCGCCAAATGGACGGGAATTCCCCTCAGCAAGTTGGTAGAATCCGAACGGGAAAAACTGCTGCACTTGGAAGAACAACTGCACGAACGCATTGTTGGTCAGGAAGAAGCCGTCCAAGCGGTGGCCGAGGCCATTCAGCGATCGCGCGCCGGTCTTTCCGACCCCAACCGACCCATTGCCAGTTTCTTCTTCCTCGGACCTACAGGGGTTGGCAAAACCGAACTGGCGAAAGCACTGGCAGCCAATCTGTTCGACACCGAGTCTGCTTTGGTCCGCATTGACATGTCCGAGTATATGGAAAAACACTCCGTCTCCCGCTTGGTGGGTGCGCCACCGGGATATGTTGGTTACGATGAAGGCGGTCAGCTGACGGAAGTAGTGCGCCGCCGTCCTTACTCGGTAATCTTATTTGATGAGGTGGAAAAAGCGCATCCCGATGTGTTTAATGTGATGTTGCAGTTGTTGGACGACGGTCGCCTCACCGACGGTCACGGTCATACGGTGGATTTTCGCAATACCATTATTATCATGACCAGCAACATCGGGTCTCAGTATATTCTGGATTTGGCCGCTGACGATACCCAGTACGAACAAATGCGCGATCGCGTTATGGAAGCCATGCGATCGCACTTCCGTCCGGAATTTCTCAACCGCATTGACGAAACCATTATCTTCCGCAGCCTCCGCAGCGAACAACTGCGGGAAGTGGTCAAAATCCAACTGCAAGAGTTGGAAGAACGCCTCAAAGAACGCAAGATGTCTTTGAAAATGTCCGACGAGGCCCTGGATTTCTTGGCGGAAGTGGGATACGATCCGGTTTACGGTGCCAGACCTTTGCGCCGCGCCATCGGTCGCTATCTAGAAACCGCGATCGCCAAAGCACTCCTGCGCAACGAATTCAGCGAGGGAGACACCATCGTGGTGAACGTGGAAGAAGAACGCCTCACCTTGAAGCGCCTATCTGCTGACATGGTAACCGCATAA